In the Theobroma cacao cultivar B97-61/B2 chromosome 1, Criollo_cocoa_genome_V2, whole genome shotgun sequence genome, one interval contains:
- the LOC18610843 gene encoding 3-epi-6-deoxocathasterone 23-monooxygenase, with product MDRGIGLFSVLMGAVLVGYWFWHKKKMKRVGVGGEVVAKKSGVPKGSLGWPFIGETLDFIACGYTSRPVSFMDKRKSLHGTVFKTHILGTPIIVSTDPDVNKVVLQNHGNVFIPAYPKSIRELLGEHSILQMNGNLQKRVHALLGGFLRSPQLKSRVTRYIENSVKLTLGSWQDMQLIHVQEETKKITFNVLVKVLMSVGPGEDLNFLKREFEEFIKGLICLPIKFPGTRLYKSLKAKERLLKMVKKIVEERKLAMEKTDERGMANDAVDVLLRDREEANDKQSLPLDFVSGNIIEMMIPGEETVPMAMTLAVKFLSDCPVALHQLMEENMELKKQKMMNSAEDYSWTDYLSLPFTQNVISETLRLANIINGVWRKALKDIDIKGYLIPQGWCVLASFISVHMDEENYENPYRFDPWRWEKLGAAVNNNSFTPFGGGQRLCPGLELSRLELSIFLHHLVTSYRWVTQEDEIIYFPTVKMKRKLPITVTPLCNYQ from the exons ATGGACCGGGGAATAGGATTGTTTAGCGTGTTGATGGGTGCTGTCTTGGTAGGATATTGGTTTTGGCacaagaagaagatgaagagaGTAGGCGTAGGAGGAGAGGTAGTAGCAAAGAAAAGTGGGGTTCCTAAAGGGAGCTTGGGTTGGCCTTTCATAGGAGAAACTCTCGACTTCATTGCTTGTGGTTACACCTCCCGGCCTGTCAGTTTCATGGACAAACGCAAATCCCT GCATGGGACGGTGTTCAAAACTCACATCTTGGGAACACCCATCATTGTTTCCACCGATCCCGACGTGAACAAGGTGGTTTTACAGAACCATGGCAATGTTTTTATCCCTGCTTACCCCAAATCGATCCGGGAGTTGCTTGGCGAACATTCCATCCTTCAGATGAATGGGAATCTTCAGAAGAGAGTTCATGCACTCCTCGGAGGTTTCTTGAGATCCCCACAACTCAAGAGCCGTGTCACTAGATACATTGAAAACTCTGTCAAACTAACTTTGGGCTCATGGCAAGACATGCAGCTGATACATGTTCAAGAAGAAACCAAAAAG ATTACATTCAATGTCTTGGTAAAAGTTTTGATGAGTGTTGGTCCTGGAGAAGACTTGAACTTTCtgaagagagaatttgaagaattcaTCAAAGGCTTAATCTGCTTACCCATCAAATTTCCAGGAACAAGACTATATAAATCTTTGAAG GCCAAAGAAAGGTTACTGAAAATGGTGAAAAAGATTGTGGAGGAGAGAAAATTGGCTATGGAGAAAACAGACGAAAGAGGTATGGCCAATGATGCGGTGGACGTGCTGCTACGTGACAGGGAAGAAGCAAACGACAAGCAATCTCTACCGTTGGATTTCGTCAGCGGAAACATAATAGAGATGATGATCCCTGGAGAAGAGACGGTTCCCATGGCAATGACCCTAGCTGTCAAATTCCTCAGTGACTGCCCTGTTGCTCTCCACCAGTTGATG GAGGAGAACATGGAACTGAAGAAGCAGAAGATGATGAATTCTGCTGAAGACTATAGTTGGACTGACTACTTGTCTTTGCCTTTCACTCAAAAT GTGATAAGTGAAACTCTTAGACTGGCAAATATCATCAATGGAGTTTGGAGGAAAGCACTCAAGGATATAGACATTAAAG GTTATTTGATACCACAGGGATGGTGTGTCCTGGCATCTTTCATTTCTGTTCATATGGATGAGGAAAATTATGAAAACCCATATCGTTTTGATCCATGGAGATGGGAG AAACTTGGAGCTGCTGTTAACAACAATAGCTTCACACCCTTTGGAGGTGGGCAGAGGCTCTGCCCTGGTTTAGAACTGTCAAGGCTAGAGCTTTCAATCTTCCTTCACCATCTTGTCACCAGTTACAG
- the LOC18610844 gene encoding CDK5RAP1-like protein produces the protein MASIFSQPGSCVRVHQRCCFNTLRFFSSKPSASSSNSRRLFPRRAIGKSFALDVSRSFSQSLRLLNGDGVPTLHHFVAQASLTASQPHPEILSSDAPASEIASKGRIYHETYGCQMNINDMEIVLSIMKNAGYSETVEVPESAEIIFINTCAIRDNAEQKVWQRLNYFWFLKRHWKSNVAIGRSQSLHPPKVVVLGCMAERLKDKILDSDKMVDVVCGPDAYRDLPRLLEEVDYGQKGINTLLSLEETYADISPVRISKNSVTAFVSVMRGCNNMCSFCIVPFTRGRERSRPVESIVKEVGELWKEGVKEVTLLGQNVNSYNDDSGIEKEVEPGSNWALSEGFKSMCKVKNMGLRFADLLDRLSTEFPEMRFRYTSPHPKDFPDELLYLMRDHRNICKSIHLPAQTGSTTVLERMRRGYSREAYLDLVQKIRRIIPDVGISSDFICGFCGETEEEHTDTLSLIKAVGYDMAYMFAYSMREKTHAHRNYVDDVPEKVKQRRLTELIEAFRESTGQHYDAQLGTIQLVLVEGPNKRAPDIEFIGKSDRGHRVSFINLPLQDRDDQVDNKRNPVVGDYVEVLITKTTRASLFGAALAITKLSTFYNNVEEAAVACGSRS, from the exons ATGGCCTCCATTTTTAGCCAACCCGGCAGCTGCGTCAGAGTCCACCAGCGATGCTGCTTTAACACTCTAAGATTCTTCTCTTCGAAGCCTTCCGCTTCTAGTTCCAATTCTCGTCGCCTTTTCCCGCGAAGAGCAATCGGGAAAAGTTTCGCTCTCGATGTTTCCAGAAGCTTCTCTCAATCTCTCCGCCTCCTCAACGGCGATGGCGTCCCCACTCTCCATCACTTCGTCGCTCAAGCTTCCCTCACGGCCTCTCAACCACATCCCGA aattttGTCTAGTGATGCACCAGCTTCGGAAATTgcttcaaaaggtagaatttatCATGAGACATATGGGTGTCAAATGAATATAAACGATATGGAAATTGTGCTATCAATTATGAAGAATGCTGGGTATAGTGAAACTGTGGAAGTTCCTGAGAGTGCAGAGATTATATTCATTAACACTTGCGCGATAAGGGACAACGCGGAACAAAAAGTATGGCAAAGGCttaattatttttggtttttaaagAGGCATTGGAAGAGCAATGTAGCTATAGGAAGGTCGCAGTCCTTGCACCCTCCGAAAGTGGTGGTGTTGGGATGTATGGCTGAAAGGTTAAAGGATAAGATCCTGGATTCGGATAAGATGGTTGATGTGGTTTGCGGGCCAGATGCTTATAGAGATTTGCCAAGGCTGTTGGAAGAGGTTGATTATGGTCAGAAAGGGATTAACACTCTTCTTTCGCTTGAAGAGACGTATGCAGATATCAGTCCTGTCAGGATTTCGAAAAATTCGGTTACAGCTTTTGTTTCTGTGATGAGGGGGTGTAACAATATGTGCTCATTTTGTATCGTTCCATTTACTAGAGGTAGAGAGAGGTCTCGTCCTGTGGAGTCTATAGTGAAGGAGGTTGGGGAGCTTTGGAAAGAAGGTGTAAAGGAGGTGACTCTTCTCGGACAGAATGTGAATAGTTATAACGATGATTCTGGAATTGAAAAAGAAGTTGAACCAGGAAGTAATTGGGCATTGAGTGAAGGCTTTAAAAGCATGTgtaaggtgaaaaatatggGTTTGCGTTTTGCTGATCTCCTAGATCGACTTTCTACTGAGTTTCCCGAAATGAGGTTCAGATATACATCCCCACATCCTAAAGATTTTCCGGATGAGTTGCTGTATCTGATGCGAGACCACCGTAATATCTGCAAGTCTATACATTTGCCTGCACAAACAGGGAGTACCACAGTGCTTGAAAGAATGCGTCGAGGATATAGTAGAGAGGCTTACTTAGACCTTGTTCAGAAGATACGCAGGATCATTCCAGACGTGGGAATAAGCAGTGATTTCATATGTG GTTTCTGTGGTGAAACAGAGGAGGAGCATACAGACACGTTAAGCCTAATAAAGGCCGTTGGTTATGATATGGCATACATGTTTGCATACAGCATGAGGGAAAAAACTCATGCCCACCGAAACTATGTTGATGACGTTCCTGAAAAAGTCAAGCAAAGGAGGCTTACAGAACTTATCGAGGCTTTCCGTGAAAGTACTGGTCAACACTATGATGCTCAGTTGGGAACCATCCAACTTGTGCTGGTTGAAGGCCCAAACAAGAGAGCTCCAGATATAGAGTTTATTGGCAAAAGTGATAGAGGCCATAGAGTTTCATTTATCAATCTTCCTTTGCAAGATCGAGATGATCAAGTGGATAACAAAAGGAATCCTGTTGTTGGTGATTATGTAGAAGTTCTTATAACAAAGACTACAAGAGCATCACTTTTTGGAGCGGCACTTGCCATAACTAAATTAAGCACATTTTACAACAACGTGGAGGAAGCAGCAGTTGCCTGTGGTAGCAGAAGTTGA
- the LOC18610845 gene encoding D-2-hydroxyglutarate dehydrogenase, mitochondrial: protein MEKLRATSNLRRSLKSLLNRRLSSGSDFTHFNQKRSFQTSFNWIRDYKSVGEVNAVQYRYFSSVSTLVQRNPSFSTLNSDDISYFKGLLGEKNVIQDEDRLETVNTDWMHKYKGSSKLLLQPRSTEEVSQILRYCNSRCLAVVPQAGNTGLVGGSVPVFDEVIVNVGSMNNIISFDKVSGILVCEAGCILENLISFLDNQGFVMPLDLGAKGSCQIGGNVSTNAGGLRLVRYGSLHGNVLGLEAVLANGDVLDMLGTLRKDNTGYDLKHLFIGSEGSLGIVTKVSILTPPKLSSVNLAFLACKDYSSCQKLLVEAKRKLGEILSAIEFLDDQAMVLVLHHLDGVRNPLPTSMHNFYVLIETIGSDDSFDREKLEAFLLSSMEGGLISDGVLAQDINQLSSFWRIREGVPEALMKAGAVYKYDLSLPVEKMYNLVDDMRVRLGNLAKVVGYGHLGDGNLHLNISAPQYDDAILEQIEPYVYEWTSKHRGSISAEHGLGLMKANKIYYSKTPETVQIMASIKTLLDPNGILNPYKVLPHSINP from the exons ATGGAGAAGTTGAGAGCTACGAGCAATCTCCGACGATCATTGAAATCGCTTCTCAACCGTCGATTAAGTTCCGGTTCAG aTTTTACGCATTTCAATCAAAAGAGGAGTTTTCAGACGAGTTTTAATTGGATCAGAGATTACAAAAGTGTTGGAGAAGTGAATGCGGTTCAGTACAGATATTTCAGTTCAGTGTCGACGCTTGTTCAGAGAAATCCTTCATTTTCGACGTTAAATTCCGATGATATTAGTTATTTCAAGGGGTTACTAGGAGAGAAAAACGTTATTCAAGATGAGGATAGGCTCGAAACTGTAAATACGGATTGGATGCATAAATACAAAGGCTCCAGTAAGCTCTTGCTTCAGCCTCGAAGCACTGAGGAG GTGTCACAGATTCTTAGATATTGTAATTCAAGATGTTTAGCTGTTGTTCCTCAAGCTGGAAATACTGGTCTTGTTGGTGGAAGTGTGCCTGTTTTTGATGAG GTAATTGTCAATGTTGGTTCGATGAATAATATCATAAGTTTTGACAAG GTCAGTGGTATATTGGTATGTGAGGCAGGCTGCATATTAGAAAATCTTATCTCTTTCCTGGACAACCAAGG ATTTGTTATGCCTCTGGACTTAGGTGCAAAAGGGAGCTGTCAAATTGGTGGAAACGTTTCAACTAATGCTGGTGGTTTGCGCCTTGTACGTTATGGTTCACTTCATGGGAATGTACTCG GTCTTGAAGCTGTTTTAGCAAATGGTGATGTGCTTGATATGCTTGGGACTTTACGTAAAGATAATACTGGGTATGACTTGAAGCATTTGTTTATAG GAAGTGAAGGATCCTTGGGAATTGTAACTAAAGTTTCTATACTGACCCCTCCCAAGCTGTCTTCTGTAAATTTAGCTTTTCTTGCATGCAAAGATTATTCTAGCTGCCAG AAACTTCTCGtggaagcaaaaagaaaacttgGGGAGATCCTATCTGCTATTGAATTTTTGGATGACCAGGCAATGGTTTTG GTTTTGCATCATTTAGATGGAGTTCGGAATCCGTTACCCACCTCAATGCACAACTTCTATGTTCTGATTGAGACAATAGGCAGTGATGACTCTTTTGATAG GGAGAAACTTGAGGCCTTCTTACTTAGCTCAATGGAAGGTGGTTTAATTTCTGATGGTGTTCTTGCACAAGACATAAACCAACTATCCTCATTTTGGCGAATACGTGAG GGTGTACCAGAAGCATTGATGAAAGCTGGTGCCGTTTACAAATATGATTTGTCATTGCCTGTTGAAAAGATGTACAATCTTGTGGATGACATGAGAGTAAGACTTG GTAATTTGGCGAAAGTAGTTGGATATGGTCACCTTGGGGATGGGAATTTGCATCTTAATATTTCTGCTCCACAGTACGATGACGCG ATTTTAGAACAAATTGAACCCTATGTCTATGAATGGACATCTAAGCACCGAGGGAGTATCAGTGCTGAACATGGCCTGGGATTGATGAAAGCTAACAAGATCTATTACAGCAAAACCCCTGAAACT GTACAAATAATGGCTTCCATCAAAACATTGCTTGACCCGAATGGGATCCTCAACCCATATAAAGTTCTTCCACACTCAATCAATCCCTAG
- the LOC18610846 gene encoding probable ubiquitin-conjugating enzyme E2 16, producing MTSSSASARKALSKIACNRLQKELVEWQVNPPSGFKHKVTDNLQRWVIEVNGAPGTLYANETYQLQVDFPEHYPMEAPQVIFLHPAPLHPHIYSNGHICLDILYDSWSPAMTVSSICISILSMLSSSTVKQRPEDNDRYVKNCRNGRSPKETRWWFHDDKV from the exons ATGACCAGCTCCTCCGCCTCCGCTCGCAAGG CGCTGAGTAAGATAGCGTGCAACCGGTTGCAGAAAGAGCTGGTGGAGTGGCAGGTCAACCCTCCCTCCGGTTTCAAACACAAAGTCACCGATAATCTCCAAAG GTGGGTGATTGAAGTAAATGGAGCTCCGGGAACTTTATACGCCAATGAAACCTATCAGCTTCAGGTGGATTTCCCTGAACATTACCCTATGGAAGCTCCCCAG GTGATTTTTCTTCATCCGGCACCTCTGCATCCACATATTTATAGCAATGGCCATATTTGTTTAG ATATCTTGTATGATTCATGGTCCCCAGCCATGACAGTTAGTTCTATCTGTATCAGCATTCTCTCCATGCTATCAAGCTCAACTGTGAAG CAACGTCCTGAAGACAATGACCGCTACGTAAAGAACTGTAGAAATGGGCGTTCTCCCAAGGAGACCAGGTGGTGGTTCCATGATGACAAAGTGTAA
- the LOC18610847 gene encoding LOW QUALITY PROTEIN: bifunctional epoxide hydrolase 2 (The sequence of the model RefSeq protein was modified relative to this genomic sequence to represent the inferred CDS: inserted 1 base in 1 codon): MNDVTHQRIKTNGIWLHIAEQRTGPLVLLLHGFPDIWYSWRHQITFLANHGYHVVAPDLRGYGDSDSPLSPSSYTFMHLVGDIIGLLDHFGEQQAFVVGHDWGAVIAWHLCLFRPERVKGLINISVPYFDRNPKAKYADALIRTYXDGFYISQFQEPGRAERAFARHDYLTVMKKFLLMTQTDNLIAPPGVEIIDYLQTPSWIPPWITEEELQVYADKFQESGFTGGFNYYRAMNWNWELTAPWQGSKILVPVKFLVGDKDLGFENAGVREYVQGDTFRSLVPNLEVVILDGHHFLQQEKHQEVSQEILSFLRKFPAE; this comes from the exons ATGAATGACGTGACTCACCAAAGGATCAAAACAAACGGGATATGGCTGCATATAGCAGAGCAACGGACAGGACCGCTGGTTCTATTGCTTCATGGATTCCCAGACATATGGTATTCATGGCGCCACCAGATTACTTTCTTGGCTAACCATGGGTACCATGTAGTTGCTCCTGATTTGAGAGGCTACGGAGACTCGGATTCCCCACTCAGCCCCAGCTCCTACACTTTTATGCACCTCGTTGGGGACATCATTGGCCTGCTTGATCATTTTGGGGAACAACAG GCTTTTGTAGTTGGACATGACTGGGGAGCTGTTATTGCTTGGCATTTATGCCTGTTTAGGCCTGAGAGAGTCAAGGGATTGATCAATATATCTGTGCCATACTTTGATAGAAACCCGAAAGCCAAATATGCTGATGCCTTGATTAGAACAT GAGATGGGTTTTACATCTCCCAATTCCAG GAACCAGGAAGAGCAGAGAGGGCATTTGCCAGGCATGATTATTTGACAGTGATGAAGAAGTTCTTGTTGATGACACAGACTGATAATCTGATAGCTCCGCCCGGCGTGGAGATTATTGATTATCTGCAGACACCATCATGGATACCACCATGGATTACTGAAGAGGAACTCCAGGTTTATGCAGACAAGTTTCAAGAATCTGGCTTCACGGGTGGTTTTAACTACTACCGTGCTATGAACT GGAATTGGGAGCTTACTGCACCTTGGCAAGGATCGAAAATCCTGGTTCCAGTCAAATTCCTAGTAGGTGATAAAGACCTGGGGTTTGAAAACGCTGGTGTAAGAGAATACGTACAGGGTGATACCTTCAGGAGCCTTGTTCCCAACCTGGAAGTTGTTATTCTAGATGGTCATCATTTTCTCCAGCAAGAAAAACACCAAGAAGTTTCCCAGGAAATTCTTTCGTTTCTTCGCAAATTTCCTGCAGAGTAG
- the LOC18610848 gene encoding putative disease resistance protein At1g50180: MAEFAVSLVVEKLTNLLAMQAAYLDGVSQKIVQLRNELRWMQSFLKDADMKQEEDELMQQWVSDVRDVAYDTEEVIETYVSRAASQKPFDLVTKPFYHYKVGRKIESIRSRIREITGRRETYGGLGNGRSGREGAAANDRLRWWRQPSPHVEEDDIIELVEDTKALLTKLTSMESRRRVVSIVGMGGLGKTTLAKRLYNHNDVKNHFDCRAWIYVSKEYRRKEILQGIITDVNAVNRDEMEVLEKLKEEVLLKKLHEFLEERRYLVVLDDVWSMEVWDCLENAFPSGKTGSKVMVTTRNKEVALHADGGGIPHEPRILTEDESLKLFCQKAFHGMKSLPPELEKLGRDMVVRCGGLPLAVVVLGGLLSRKIKSTEEWHRVLCNITWHLTKGQDRIAAILALSYSDLPSHLKSCFLYLGLFPEDVSVQTRKLIHLWVAEGFLPQEGEETAEGVAEKCLTELIDRCMIQVGRLSSLGRVKTVRIHDLLRDLAISQGRKEIFLEIHHGNKAESTESISTKSRRHAIHSRHDRYAFLKHFAPHLRSLLFFNREYNVDVARKIMKVGYRSEKKLNVIYKNFKLLRVLDLEGVRVVSLPDTIGSLIQLRYLGLRKTNLEEELPLSIGNLQNLQTLDLRYSCFLKRIPNVIWKLVHLRHLLLYTPFDSPDSWHLKMDTLCNLQSLPYIEAGSWIDDGGLANMTNLRQLGIDGLSREQVTSVISTMEKLQDLQSLSLLLVSELEMFPTLIGLSSCEHLQKLCFYGKMEKLPDPQEFPPSLIKLTLYNSQLQRDSITKLERLPNLEMLVLGEGSYNLRDMTFSSESFPKLEILRLHLLKELEEWTVEERAMPKLKHLVINRCEKLKRIPDGLKLATSLKELEIVGMPVEFEYRLRTKDFLEFKHTPSIKSTTDMLAIGLGSHQNAGWPEAQFS; this comes from the exons ATGGCAGAGTTTGCTGTTTCCCTAGTTGTGGAAAAGCTTACGAACCTACTGGCAATGCAAGCAGCATACCTGGACGGGGTGAGCCAAAAGATTGTGCAACTGAGAAACGAGTTGAGGTGGATGCAAAGTTTTCTCAAGGATGCAGACATGAAGCAAGAAGAGGATGAATTGATGCAACAATGGGTGTCTGATGTTAGAGATGTGGCCTACGACACAGAGGAAGTTATAGAAACATATGTTTCCAGGGCGGCATCTCAGAAACCATTTGATTTAGTCACCAAACCGTTTTACCACTACAAGGTGGGGAGGAAGATTGAAAGTATTCGATCCAGGATACGGGAAATAACTGGCAGACGAGAAACTTATGGTGGTCTGGGGAACGGTAGAAGTGGACGAGAGGGAGCCGCTGCAAATGACAGGTTGAGATGGTGGAGACAACCATCACCCCATGTAGAGGAGGATGACATTATTGAACTAGTGGAAGACACAAAAGCGTTGCTTACAAAACTGACTAGCATGGAGTCAAGGCGCCGTGTGGTTTCCATTGTGGGTATGGGAGGTTTAGGCAAAACAACTCTTGCAAAGAGATTGTACAACCACAATGATGTTAAGAACCATTTTGATTGTAGAGCATGGATTTATGTATCCAAAGAGTACAGAAGAAAAGAGATCTTACAAGGAATCATTACAGATGTAAATGCAGTTAACAGAGATGAGATGGAAGTTTTGGAAAAGCTGAAAGAGGAAGTGTTGCTGAAGAAGCTGCATGAATTCCTGGAGGAGAGGAGGTATTTAGTTGTTCTTGATGACGTGTGGAGTATGGAGGTCTGGGATTGTCTAGAAAATGCATTCCCTAGTGGGAAAACTGGAAGCAAAGTGATGGTCACCACCAGGAACAAGGAGGTTGCTCTACATGCAGATGGAGGGGGCATTCCCCATGAACCAAGGATTTTAACAGAGGATGAAAGTTTAAAATTGTTCTGCCAGAAAGCATTTCATGGGATGAAAAGTCTTCCCCCTGAATTAGAGAAGCTTGGTAGGGATATGGTAGTGAGATGTGGTGGTTTGCCTCTGGCAGTGGTTGTGCTTGGAGGATTGCTCTCTCGGAAGATCAAGTCAACAGAGGAATGGCACCGCGTTCTTTGTAACATCACCTGGCACTTAACCAAAGGCCAAGACCGGATAGCTGCCATTTTAGCACTTAGCTACAGTGATCTACCCTCCCACTTAAAGTCATGCTTTCTCTATCTGGGACTATTCCCGGAGGATGTCTCTGTCCAGACGAGAAAACTGATCCATCTTTGGGTAGCAGAAGGATTTTTACCACAAGAAGGTGAAGAAACAGCTGAAGGCGTCGCTGAGAAATGCTTAACTGAGCTGATTGACCGGTGCATGATTCAGGTGGGAAGGTTAAGTTCACTTGGCAGAGTCAAAACAGTCCGTATCCATGATCTTCTGAGAGACCTCGCCATCTCTCAGGGAAGGAAGgaaattttccttgaaattcaTCACGGGAACAAGGCAGAGTCAACAGAATCTATCTCTACTAAATCCCGAAGGCATGCTATCCATTCTCGCCATGACCGGTATGCTTTCCTTAAACACTTTGCTCCTCATTTGCGCTCCCTTCTGTTCTTTAACCGAGAGTATAATGTGGATGTGGCAAGGAAGATAATGAAAGTTGGTTACAGGTCTGAGAAGAAGCTTAATGTCATTTACAAGAATTTTAAACTGCTCAGGGTCCTGGATTTGGAAGGTGTTCGTGTAGTCAGTCTACCTGACACAATAGGAAGCTTAATTCAACTACGGTATCTAGGATTGAGAAAGACTAATTTAGAAGAGGAGCTTCCTCTATCTATAGGAAACTTGCAGAATCTACAAACATTAGATTTGAGGTATAGTTGTTTTCTTAAGAGGATACCTAATGTCATCTGGAAACTGGTGCATCTGAGACATTTGCTCCTTTATACTCCATTTGATTCCCCAGACAGTTGGCATTTGAAGATGGACACCTTATGCAATCTCCAGAGCCTACCATATATAGAGGCTGGAAGCTGGATAGATGATGGTGGCTTAGCTAACATGACTAATCTTCGACAACTGGGCATTGATGGGTTGTCAAGAGAACAGGTTACTTCAGTCATTTCTACCATGGAAAAATTGCAGGACCTTCAATCTTTGTCTCTGTTGCTTGTGTCTGAACTGGAGATGTTTCCAACACTCATAGGACTTTCTTCCTGTGAGCATCTTCAGAAGCTGTGTTTCTATGGAAAGATGGAGAAGCTACCTGACCCACAAGAATTCCCACCCAGCTTGATTAAGCTAACCCTTTACAACTCCCAACTGCAGAGAGATTCAATTACCAAATTGGAAAGACTACCGAACCTTGAAATGCTTGTTTTGGGTGAAGGGTCATACAATTTGAGAGACATGACCTTCTCCTCAGAAAGTTTTCCCAAACTGGAGATCCTACGACTGCACCTTCTGAAAGAATTGGAAGAGTGGACagtggaagaaagagcaaTGCCAAAGCTCAAGCATTTGGTGATAAATCGTTGtgagaaattaaaaaggatTCCAGATGGACTGAAGCTGGCAACCTCCCTCAAAGAACTAGAAATTGTTGGAATGCCAGTTGAGTTTGAATACAGACTCAGAACTAAAGACTTCTTGGAGTTCAAACACACACCATCAATCAAGTCTACCACAGACATGTTGGCAATTG GCCTTGGCAGTCACCAGAATGCTGGTTGGCCAGAAGCACAATTCAGTTGA